DNA sequence from the Daphnia carinata strain CSIRO-1 chromosome 8, CSIRO_AGI_Dcar_HiC_V3, whole genome shotgun sequence genome:
TGTCATAGTTCCCTCGTCGAGGTATGTCAGCGCAACCGGTATCTTCACGGGCCATATCCTCGCTAACCTGTTATTTGTTGAGAAAGGTAAGAATGAGAGTGTCGTCAAGCTAAAGATGCAGTAGAATGAAATTGCCAATTTTTATAACTACACTCTCAGAGTTGGATGTGTCTTGCGTCCTGTAGATACCAATAGGTATTTCGCAAGTGGTAGAACATAATTTCTGATAGAGACGTCCATAGGTGCGAATCCACATGTCttcttttgtgattttcatctgtaacaaaaacaattttttttttattgagaagAATCGTTCCGTAATAAAGCATGTACCGAGCTCAAGAATCCTGATCCGGGGGCTTGATCAATACCAAGTAACAGACGGACAAAAGTGATGACATAGTCTTTAACGAAAGCTTGGTAGAGAAGTGTGTCAAGCATGCTAGCGGAGAAAACGCTTCCGGCAGCAAACGGTAGTCGAAACATGTAGGAAATATGCGATCCTCGCTCCTTCTCAGCCTTTTCCATGCGCGACAAATGTAGAGCATACTTATCGTGTGCACGAAACTGCATAAAACGCATGTTGGATGACTGGCTGAGTTCAGTAATGGTCTTAATACTTGGGAAAAACctaaaatagtttttaaaaactgcCATTTAAACTCGGTAAGCCCTTAGCAGTTGTTCCATTATAgttataaattttgttttcttcttattattattgtttttacgATTATTATTTGCGTTAATTTTGATTCTCGTATTACTTGAACATGGTCTGGACGGAGACGATGGTGTTGCAGTCGGAGAGAGTGTCTTCTTCGGCCGAATTGGAGAATTCCTTgttgacgacgacgacgcttTCAGCCAGTATTATACCCGCTTTTATTAAGTCGTCCAAACTATATCAgtttaaataaagaataagACAGGTAATAATGTAAACTAATTCAAAATGTTCTGAATAATTGTCTGCATGCGGATGGCAATACCTATCCAGACACTGCACACAGTATGGACTTACCAGTCAATGGTCCCCAGCATCCAGTAGACAAATGGAAAATAAGAGATGGAGTCCAGGAACGCGACGTCTGGTTTTCGTTCCAGTAGCAACACAATAGGGTTTAAACTCGACTTAGTGCGAAAATGAGCTCGCAAGGGAATGACGAAATTATAGATGCCGGTAGAGGCGTAATCAGCTGCGAGGATGATGACTTTATTAGACCAATTATATTCCTTGGCACTTCGATGGCTCGAGTGCTCACACACCTAAACCAACGGAAGATACATAAAATTTATCATATGCCGACAAAAATCtccttattcatttttcgaccaaaacaaaaatgagaccTCTATGAGCTGCGATAGACCGCTAGCTACAGGCGTACATCAATTATGCTGTGAAAGAGCCAAAACAGATACCTGAGTAAGTTGTAGACAACAAAGTGGTTTCTTCTCCTTCAAAAGGTAACATAAGGTGGGGCTAACGCCAATGTACGGCGACACCGGTGGAAAACCTTTCACGATCCTTATTCATAGATAAGAGATTACCTTTAGTACTTAAGAATATTCCGACTGGCTTTTCTTAAGGCAATAATTGCTAGGCTTACGAGATCTTTTCGGTTGGGGCGGGCCACGGAACGTCATCGTCGATCTCATCCTCACTATCCTCGGTGGCTGTGGTATGACCAGCTACCAGGTTTATAGTAGAACCCGAAAACATATCAGGGACTGGCAAGATGCTCGGTCGTCGGCTTTCTGGAAATTCGATGAAAAAATAGATGTGAGTGCCACTTgattctattttttcatttttataaatttttttttctagcacAAAATACCATTTCATATTTCACAGAGCAATCTTTTCTACACCTAGATTTTACGACGTATAGTTAAAACCATCAGTTATTCAATCGTGAAATGACTTATGTCTTTGTCGTGTATCATAGGAGTCTTGATCCTACGAGATACACAGGAAATGTACTCGTTGTAAATTCAGATGGTTTAGAAACCTAGAGGATGTACGACGAAAAAGTTCTTAAATCAAGTTTACATATCCCATGCTGTCCTTCCTATTGGACTCTCCAACGAGGTATTATAATTATATGACTAGTAAACTTCAATGCGATCCGTGTGGTCTCTTCGTCTAGCAAACGGTACAAATTACTGGAAGCCATAATCTAATAGTGTACTAGGCATAGCTATTCCGCTACTAAAATCAACCAAATATTCCATTTCTAGCAACTAATACACTGTTAATTAGCTCGGATACACGCATAGTAGGCGCATAAAGCACCATAGCGAGAACGATAATGCCATTGTGAGAAGGAGGATGGTTGTTGGAGGTGATGAACAAAAAGCGACTACTAGGGGCCCAATAGAACGCAACATAGATACCGTAGTATGTATCAGAGCTTATCAGACTCTCAATAAACAATCGGATTAGTCCAGCGTGTGTATGATCTATCATGCGACtgaatgttcttttttcttttcttgctaTATCCTTCGATAATTGGAGTTTGGAATTGTAATTCAAACAACGGTTTCGATTGGACGTATTGTGCCACGTTCAGTAGTATTTTCAGAATAGATAAGGCTCTGATAAGGCGTATACCAATCAAAATCAGTTTCGGTATGTATTAAATGAAGAAGCCTGATACGCACACCTCCCACCTTCCCCCCATCCCCAGgctaaaacaaatgaagaaaatcaaaatactATGTGTGATACGAAGAAGTTACACAAGTAGTTAGTATATACGTAGATGCGGTAAAGCGAGCAAGCTTGTAGAACCTTACCACTGTGTCCACTAGGAACGGCTAAAAGGCCGGGAGAGTCGCTCTTTGGCACGCCGAGAAAATTGCTCGCACCACCGGCAAACGTTGCTGCGTTGCTGAGACTCTGATTGCCAACAGAGCAGGCCGTCGTGCTGTCCATGGAGTCGTTTCGATTAATGAAACTACCACGGCGAGGCATTCCACTATCAAATACTGAAAAGAACGTCAAAATGTTTGCATTAATTCaacaaagaatttcaaaatttcagtTTACTGTTGGGCGACGAACAACGAGCTGTTAGTCCATCGTAAATGTTTCCTTGAAAAGAAGTCTGTGTTTTGCTGTTTGGTATAACGTGACGAGCTGAAACGATTCCGCTTGTTGTCATAGTAGTCGTCGTCAAAACCGTCTCTTTAGATTTTACGAAACCTCCTGACATGGTGGAAGTCATCCCAGCCTCCATGTTGGATTGAGCACTGCTGCTAGCTGGTTGTTGCATTTGGGCGGCGGCATCTGTGCCACTGGAGGCAGTCGGTGTGGCAACGAAGGCCGAATTTTCCTCCTTGGTGATGCTCATGTAGAAACAAATATCAGTTTTTTTCATGATGTGTCGAGGGCCTGGATTTAGTAAAATGGTTTCCTCGTAGAATTCGGGCATCTCGGCTGGTCTCACTCCCACCAATGCCACACCGTATTTCCGATGTGAGTGAAAGCTGGCATACGTGAAACTTTTGCCATCATACTCGCCGAAAAAACGACTTTCCGCTAACAGGATGTGGTAGATCTCGTTGCCGCTACATTTTCCATATAGTCTATGCCACTCTTCGTCCGACACTTGGCCTTCCCTTGATAGTGAGAAAACGTAATCAAAACGTTAAGCATAACATGCATTTCGAGGCAAACACGATTCATAGTTCATAGTTTAACTATGTTTCCGAATGGCATTTTAGTTACAGATGCTGTTAACTGCGCTTCACTTTGCTTTGCTAACATGTACGGACGCATCGGTTCGTATATGCTGGCCAGGTGATGTACAGCACGTGAAAACTCTAATGTCAACATGTCAATGTGTTTCCCCTAGAAGGATGAAAATTCCATAGCTGTATGCATAAACCCACTACATattatgaaatttttacatAAACATTGTTacaactgaaatttttttcaagccTTCTATcgtatttactttttttttgcaattgttTCTTCCCTCGCATACTGCAATCAGCCTGCCTTCAACCTATTTGCATTGCACTTCCctacacaaacaaaaaggcataTCTAAAAACTAGCAAAACCAACCAACAGAGAACCTAATACTTAATCATTCTACGCCGTCAACACAAGTCCGTCGagttcttcctttcttttttccagtaATTTACGAAGACGTGAATACGTATGTTGATCAAACACGTGTAAAACTGTAGTGATACGTGAACACACACAGCACCAATTCGTTCTTTAACAATTCTGACGCCTATAATAAATCTCAGTTATTCACTAGCATCCAGGATTTTCTATCCGACCCTCGGAGGTCACCATGTGCACTTTATTGGTagtaaatttttgaaatattgtAAAGGGATTTCAAGAAACGAATCGGTCACATCCAAAAATCATGAAGGAATTAGCAGTTACAACGCATACTTACTGGCCGCGAGAAGTGTGAAGAAGTAACGTAACCAAAGTTGATGTCCCCGGAGCCAGACAGTTGTTTGCTAACAAAGcgtactggaaaaaaaaaagaaataaaagttcGATCATTTTAGTTCTCTGAATTCTGCATTTCACGCGAAAACGAAATCACCGGTAGTGTGTATGGAGCTACAAGAAATTTCAGCCAAAAGATTTAAcccagaatttttaaatacagcTATACTATGCATAGAAATAACTAAAAAAGGCAAATGGTTTTTTGATtgaattaaataataaaaatcgtacaaaaagaaaaaataaaataaaaagcgggTTTTCGATAACCGCCAGCTTTGGGCATTAAGGCCTACCTTGAACTCGTCCTCACACACAACGTGTTGTGCAAATTTAACGTGCAGTTTGTTTTCTGGGCGGAAAATCTGCACGTACTGAGGGACTTCGGGCGCAAAATCTTTTACGGCCCACGATCGCAATATTGTGTGTTCATCCtgaaaaattgaacaaaagactcaagttttttattatttatataacAACAATGCCGCATGGCGGGGCTCGGGGCATATTTTAATTGATAATAATAGATCAAAAGTTCCAACACATAAATGACGCACggaagcacaaaaaaaaaatctggtcCACAAACTATGAACTTGTTATTTCATTAGACTAGTTATGGGTAGCTACGTAAAATGGTTTCATTAAATTAAAGCCCGGAATTTGAGCTTGCCACGAGTTTGCCAGTTATGAAACACGACGTGGTTTGTTAAGCTCATGAGTTATCAAGTTCATAGCAGATCTTGATGCGGTAGGCGTATAAGACGGAAAATAATGCGAAGATTATAAAATGGCAGAATAAACTTACGGCTGCCGTTTTATCACAATAGTTCCTGGCGGCCAGAACGAAACAGGCTTCGGCTTCGTTCATGCGTGCCCTGGCCAGATCGGCGTCTTTGAGACAAGATCCCTGGATGTAGATGACCCGTTGGGCCCACATCGGCACCTGCAGGATCATCCGCATCGTCGTGTCCAGCTCGATGGGCGATAGAAGTACCACGTAATAATCCTGTATAACAAGAAAACAGCCATACACATAGGACACAAGATTAGACACGACTTATGAGGGGGGTTGGCAAGtacgtgatttttctttataatcATATGTCCTGATCCCCTTGAATGTCCTGAAACCCATAAAGCCAATGCAATTTCAGAAAGAGTCGCTTACTTTCTTTgagcaaaaaatcaaacagcatTGTGAGACTTAACAGTCccttgtatttcgttttagcTACGACTACTCGTGAGAGCAGACGCGTGACACTAAATGACGGAAACGGTGCTAAAAGCATCAACTTGGATGTTGTGTTCGCCTGTAATAAGGTGTACAAGAGAACGGAGAAGGTACATCCTCATTTAATGTAATGAGTCATCAAATATTTCTCATTAAAgaatgcaaacaaacaaacgacaCACAACAGCATATTGCGGAGATTACAAGGAAGGGTGTGAAACCTGATCCGTCTGTCAAGCAGTACACTCCATCTAAgcaggagaaaaaaatctgCTTCCCGTTACTTTCCTCATTCACCATGTCTCCTGCTCTCCTCACATTCTTTTCAAGTTTTCTAGCGGTTTCACTACTTGTCTGCTGCTTTGtatgcgttttcttttttggcatcCGCTGCGACCTGCTATCTAATTAAGTATCGATCGCTTCCTTCCTCTGAGTTTGCATAATAGATTTCCGTCGTGAGAAGATGAAAGGTTGAAAAGAACATGACGTCATCTGCAGCATTTTCGGGGAACCATAGACAAGATTTTATTTGTGAACAATTTTTCAGGATGTTTTACGTTTGAGTCCAAGACTAGCGTTTAGCCAAGGACTAGCGCATTGAAAATACTTTGTTCCTACATTTCGGGGGAAAACTTCTCGTGATCGAGTGCCAACGGATGAAAAGGTGGCTACCCCAGGCAAAATGCAGCACGTGGGATATGGTTGACAGAATCCTAGCCAGTGATGACTCAGCTAGTTCGTGGGACAAAACAAACTCGTTAATTTCGTACTGTAGGACTGCAGGCAAGGTAAACTAATGAGAACCCGTGTTGGCAAACGTGTCCCGGTACTCGCTAGAGGCTTGCTAGCATAGTTGCATTGCATACTATAACTTGAGAACAGCCTTTTGCCATTATGCCTGCACGACACTTAGCTCGTAATGAACGAAAACCCCCCTCCCTTTGCTCAACAATAACAAGGGGTTAGAAAGGACAACCCTAAGCTTCAACGATGTCGACTAGAGTAGCTGAAGCAATCGTACCTGGAGAAGAGGATGCGCATAAAACTCGTTGAGAAAGTCCATAATGGTGTCGGCGTGTAACGATGTCGAACAGACGACCACGTGACGCTCCGACTGGGCTCGATGAGACGAATAAGTGCCTCCCTAGATCGATTATGCATCACACTTTAAAGTATTTTAAGTCGTAAAAGACATAGCGATGTGTCGGCAGCCTCGCTGGGCCGACCTCGATACATCTTAGTGTCACCTACCAATTTTTTACGTTCCATCCAGGTGAAGGCCAATTGTTCAAACTGCAATTGGGAAAAATTTGTTATTACTAGGGTTGCAAAACTGACAGCAAAATATTGCATAGGTATTTGTAGGTCTACATACTACGGTTAGGAACCTGCAGTTATGGTCTACTTGTctaaattcaaaacaaactttTACGAGTAACGGAATGCGCGCATTTTTGGGTACAGCAacaattgatttttgttttttcgaacGGCACGTTGACTGCACATTAATAGGATACGTTGAGGTAAAAGCATGTAACATTAATTCCACGCCCCCTCAAGTTAGCGACAGAGTAAACTTGAGGAAGACCACTTTTTATTCGTCTATCGTACAATTCAAAGTTTCACATTTGGCAGATGATAGCCAATGGCGAATAATGCATATCATTGTGTCTGTGAGCAAAGTTGGGCGTGAGTACATAATTGCCCACGTCGTAAAGCCTTTTCTTCGACAATGTGCCACCGCATTATAATAGTTTATAAGGTAGCCAGTAGATTGGTGCAGAATGGGAAACCATTCCCACGAGGAATTTGAAGAAATCTCAAGCTAGTAAGAGTTTCGCTAGTTCAGTATCTTTATCGTTCGAATGATACGCTTTCCGCCCCTGGGAACATGTACAACGCAGGTACGTGGTATCTGCATCTACAATACGCAGTTCAATCGCAGCAATGGACTTTCGTTTGAAGTATTCATTATGAAAACTATTCAACTTAGTCGCTTTATTCCAAGgcggccaagaaaaaaaaaatagcaaccCAAGTGGTAAGGTTTTATGATAGACGAATAAAACGGAATGCTTCTGATCTCTGCGGAACAATGGACAATTGGGTAGTTTCTAGGCTACTTCATTAACTCATTAACTATGCATGTATGAGGAAACGGAAAGATATACCTGCGTGGGCAGAACGATGAGGGCGACGCAAATCATGACGACCATGTAGAGCTGCGACGGCCAAATGTCTGGAACGTAGTCGCCGTAGCCGACAGTTGAGAATGTCACCACCACAAAATAGCACGACTGGAACAAGTTGAAATGGCGATGACCTGCTCTCTGGAAATGTTGAACTCCGCACACACTGAAACGTTCAGTCaccatgaaaaaaatttatacaaTACTCTGTTATTTTTACACGCTTTATTAAAGTAAACTGCATTAGTAACCGACGATCAGCTCGGcaaaaaacagttttattatttttctattcgaTAATAGCTGAAAAGCCTAGCATGAATAGATCTAGGCTAATAGATATAGACCTTAGACCTATTTAAGTTTTTAGTCCCGCAAGATCTTTACTTGAGTTTTGCAGGTCTCATTGGGAATCAGGTACAGTACATTTTACAATTAATCAGAAAAATTCTAAGTCAGCTAAACGATCTTGGAGTTCGTAAATATATTATAAAAATTAAGTTGCCAAGCTCACAAGCCTTAATGATATCGAGATGTTAAATAAATCGAAGCAAAGAGGGTCAGCAGTAAACGCAAATAACACTGACCTGGTAAATACGAGGCAAAGAAGAGTGGCTGACAAGACCATCAGCTGCTGAGACAGGGCAGACTGGGAACGCTGCATCGCCCGATGGAGgtcattcttttaaaataacagGTCAAACTTTTGTTAACGTCAATTTTAACAAACGTACAAAGTTTTTGTTCTAAGCATTCCCCAAGGGGCGcgatttaaacaaatcaattgcCCAGCGTGTGGTGAACGCTATTTATGGACCGAACTAGTTTCTTTCGATGAACTGCTGAAACCTTTAGTATGGCAGCATCTTGCAACTGTGAGATGCAATGTTTATGAGCATCCGCATCGATATGTGTCATAGCTGCACACAGCTAGTGTACAATGTACACAATAGCACTAGATGCAGCGTACCCCCACCTAAGTTTAGAAAAGTTCGATATTCGGTCTTTGGACCGATCAAGCCAACCAATCAAAACTTTTCTTTACCAGGAATACAAAATCACCAAGagcaacaaaacgaaagaaggaACGCAACAGCTGGTAAAAGGTACAGCGATAATACTCACAAACATGTTTTCCAGTGCCCGTTTGGCCAGCCAGCAGTTGAGGAAGACGGGAATGAACAGATGACGTAATGGCGAGTAAAACAACTGTTAAATTCCGGCAGCGTGATGTGATTGTCGGATGAAAaattaaggtaaaaaaaaataaaaaatatgtacattatttgaattaaaagtataaaaaatttaatattctttttttttaggcgtAGTTTTATTGCTAAACACGTCGCAATCCATATACCATACGTACCGTAAAAATGTATGGTATGGTGTTCACGAGCTCCAAGATGAAGTAAAACGAAAGGATTTCCTGCAAGATGTTTCCCTTTTATAAAAATGTGCAATGACAAATAACTACTCGACGTTGTATAATGCTAATTATAGCTGCGTAACACAACCGTAATTGAAACCATCGCACAACTCACACCAACGTACAAAGATAGAACTGCACAATCAAGAAATTTTGGTGGCATGCAGACACGTATAGAATGTAATGAAAGGTATACTTTGTAGCTGAGATAGGCAACTAGGAGAGTTTCAATGAGGCTGATGAGGGCGAAAATGACTTCGATGACCCAGAGTGCGGTGGGCCGTTCTATCCACCAGATAGCTTCCCAGTGAATGATGGGATTGTCCATAAACTGTTGAGGCGTCTTCTCATATGCAGCCAAATATTCAGTCTTATTACCCACCTCGCATCCGTAACTGGAATAGAAATTAGCAAATGAATTGCAGAATCAAGTCAATTTAGAAtgatttctttaatttccaaATTGTCAACAAGTTATAAAATACAATGATAGAAGTAACGAGACTAAGACTAATGGGCAAATTGCCCATTTTCTCTTGGTTGTATGTTTATGCAACAAAACTGGCAATGTCGTTTTAATGCAAAATTGTAAATTTAGTCATTTACACGTTTTACCGGGTAGGTACCAAGGCGAACCTTATGTTTTGTACAATTTAAACTTCGAACAGGCttagaattttaaaataagttGTTTAACTAGGGTAGGTAAGAAGGACACAAAATCTGTTTCACATCATAGCCATGAAAAGTTCATCAGCCTCGTGCACAATTTATTACTAATTAATTTTTCCTCCACTAATGGATTAAAATAGTTCTGTGGCATTTTGGACAAGTCATCGCACTTTGCGCCCCTAAGTGGCACTGCAGTGATAATTTTCGGATGGCCCAGTGGGCATTCAGTGTAGCTGCTCCACATAAAATCACGGAGCAGTTTCACAGAATGCCATCGATCTATGAAATCATTCATCGAGTTCTGCCAACATTTTCTTAGGTTTGTAATCCGTGTTCTAACCTAAATGCCGAACCCAATAATCAACAGATGAGATATCAATCTACGACATTTCCCTCCTGTGCAGTAAATTACTGCCTACTGTTAACGATAACATTGTTAGCAGTTTCAAGCGGAATAGTCAGCCAAATATGCGAGTGCTTCGTGATTGGACCTCATGAACCGCCTATTAGTGTAACAGTAAAACACCAAATATTCATCCACTAGTAAAAGCACTACCGCCAGATAGTCATAACGCTTTTTTACTCTTGAGATGCCGAATTTCTCCTGAAATCCTGGTACCTTCGCAATACCATCTCACCGTGTCGCGGCAGATCACCATGGTGACATACGGCGACCGGCGAAAAGTAGTCGACGTATTGCGATTGCTTTTATATTCCGATATTGATTCTCCCTTCTATGAACCTATGCCTTATTTTGACAGTGAGTATGtttatttctaatttttgAGAAGCACAACCGAGGGCATTGGCCATAATCTGTTTCTTATTCGCACCCACGTAATGACATAGAACTTACAAAGtacgtttatttttctttatttggttGTATAAAGCTGTTCATATGTTTCCATGATTGCCTAACCGAACGGACCAGTAACCAGCATTCCCCTTTATATAATCCAACTTGTTACTGCCTTTAACTCGCTATTGGTTCCCAGCGACTCTTGCACCTTATCAGTTTGCTTGTACGGCTGACGACAGAGCAACGGTAATAGGAAACTGAAATCGAACCGTCCATCCCTGAACCTGCCAGCCTCATGTGCCCGGTGATGCCCATGATCAAAAGGATGATCTATGGAACGGTGCACGTATACTGCAGGCAAAGATTAAACTAGAGTCTAGACGCAGGACA
Encoded proteins:
- the LOC130700418 gene encoding potassium channel subfamily T member 2-like isoform X1, which codes for MSRLLVAAGFPNSDTSEQQSENGDNDEDELLDKNRLAASTAIGQQGVHFRQRHQQWRKTGAHVDGNNCQQHIEPLIKSPQHQLQPHHRLSHSSLTSGCKSVDFCYADERVRVEYYVNENTFKERLQLYFIRNQRSSLRIRIFNLFIKLLTCLLYVGRVIFDNDPTQATCYGCEVGNKTEYLAAYEKTPQQFMDNPIIHWEAIWWIERPTALWVIEVIFALISLIETLLVAYLSYKGNILQEILSFYFILELVNTIPYIFTLFYSPLRHLFIPVFLNCWLAKRALENMFNDLHRAMQRSQSALSQQLMVLSATLLCLVFTSVCGVQHFQRAGHRHFNLFQSCYFVVVTFSTVGYGDYVPDIWPSQLYMVVMICVALIVLPTQFEQLAFTWMERKKLGGTYSSHRAQSERHVVVCSTSLHADTIMDFLNEFYAHPLLQDYYVVLLSPIELDTTMRMILQVPMWAQRVIYIQGSCLKDADLARARMNEAEACFVLAARNYCDKTAADEHTILRSWAVKDFAPEVPQYVQIFRPENKLHVKFAQHVVCEDEFKYALLANNCLAPGTSTLVTLLLHTSRGQEGQVSDEEWHRLYGKCSGNEIYHILLAESRFFGEYDGKSFTYASFHSHRKYGVALVGVRPAEMPEFYEETILLNPGPRHIMKKTDICFYMSITKEENSAFVATPTASSGTDAAAQMQQPASSSAQSNMEAGMTSTMSGGFVKSKETVLTTTTMTTSGIVSARHVIPNSKTQTSFQGNIYDGLTARCSSPNIFDSGMPRRGSFINRNDSMDSTTACSVGNQSLSNAATFAGGASNFLGVPKSDSPGLLAVPSGHSESRRPSILPVPDMFSGSTINLVAGHTTATEDSEDEIDDDVPWPAPTEKISIVKGFPPVSPYIGVSPTLCYLLKEKKPLCCLQLTQVCEHSSHRSAKEYNWSNKVIILAADYASTGIYNFVIPLRAHFRTKSSLNPIVLLLERKPDVAFLDSISYFPFVYWMLGTIDCLDDLIKAGIILAESVVVVNKEFSNSAEEDTLSDCNTIVSVQTMFKFFPSIKTITELSQSSNMRFMQFRAHDKYALHLSRMEKAEKERGSHISYMFRLPFAAGSVFSASMLDTLLYQAFVKDYVITFVRLLLGIDQAPGSGFLSSMKITKEDMWIRTYGRLYQKLCSTTCEIPIGIYRTQDTSNSESVSEDMAREDTGCADIPRRGNYDTPVHSRQHPGRVSLLTDEARDNHTQLIERAEIASLVRSRMDSLGIDTLDYDDVSEKRSSLSYVIINPSCDLKLEEGDIIYLIRPSPFSAQKTFERHNSRRRSHINICEERRRRNSTKPMPQKANSLSLPDSPDISLGPPSGLGANRGRSHSLRVDDILMRRSSSLRQGLMTRNTSSVEEVSLNLEPTGGTSGLFSGSGLRGGSIKIPLNGSIGLEVTPPADQDCSDSEESLDLRGTIV
- the LOC130700418 gene encoding potassium channel subfamily T member 2-like isoform X2, with the translated sequence MSRLLVAAGFPNSDTSEQQSENGDNDEDELLDKNRLAASTAIGQQGVHFRQRHQQWRKTGAHVDGNNCQQHIEPLIKSPQHQLQPHHRLSHSSLTSGCKSVDFCYADERVRVEYYVNENTFKERLQLYFIRNQRSSLRIRIFNLFIKLLTCLLYVGRVIFDNDPTQATCYGCEVGNKTEYLAAYEKTPQQFMDNPIIHWEAIWWIERPTALWVIEVIFALISLIETLLVAYLSYKEILSFYFILELVNTIPYIFTLFYSPLRHLFIPVFLNCWLAKRALENMFNDLHRAMQRSQSALSQQLMVLSATLLCLVFTSVCGVQHFQRAGHRHFNLFQSCYFVVVTFSTVGYGDYVPDIWPSQLYMVVMICVALIVLPTQFEQLAFTWMERKKLGGTYSSHRAQSERHVVVCSTSLHADTIMDFLNEFYAHPLLQDYYVVLLSPIELDTTMRMILQVPMWAQRVIYIQGSCLKDADLARARMNEAEACFVLAARNYCDKTAADEHTILRSWAVKDFAPEVPQYVQIFRPENKLHVKFAQHVVCEDEFKYALLANNCLAPGTSTLVTLLLHTSRGQEGQVSDEEWHRLYGKCSGNEIYHILLAESRFFGEYDGKSFTYASFHSHRKYGVALVGVRPAEMPEFYEETILLNPGPRHIMKKTDICFYMSITKEENSAFVATPTASSGTDAAAQMQQPASSSAQSNMEAGMTSTMSGGFVKSKETVLTTTTMTTSGIVSARHVIPNSKTQTSFQGNIYDGLTARCSSPNIFDSGMPRRGSFINRNDSMDSTTACSVGNQSLSNAATFAGGASNFLGVPKSDSPGLLAVPSGHSESRRPSILPVPDMFSGSTINLVAGHTTATEDSEDEIDDDVPWPAPTEKISIVKGFPPVSPYIGVSPTLCYLLKEKKPLCCLQLTQVCEHSSHRSAKEYNWSNKVIILAADYASTGIYNFVIPLRAHFRTKSSLNPIVLLLERKPDVAFLDSISYFPFVYWMLGTIDCLDDLIKAGIILAESVVVVNKEFSNSAEEDTLSDCNTIVSVQTMFKFFPSIKTITELSQSSNMRFMQFRAHDKYALHLSRMEKAEKERGSHISYMFRLPFAAGSVFSASMLDTLLYQAFVKDYVITFVRLLLGIDQAPGSGFLSSMKITKEDMWIRTYGRLYQKLCSTTCEIPIGIYRTQDTSNSESVSEDMAREDTGCADIPRRGNYDTPVHSRQHPGRVSLLTDEARDNHTQLIERAEIASLVRSRMDSLGIDTLDYDDVSEKRSSLSYVIINPSCDLKLEEGDIIYLIRPSPFSAQKTFERHNSRRRSHINICEERRRRNSTKPMPQKANSLSLPDSPDISLGPPSGLGANRGRSHSLRVDDILMRRSSSLRQGLMTRNTSSVEEVSLNLEPTGGTSGLFSGSGLRGGSIKIPLNGSIGLEVTPPADQDCSDSEESLDLRGTIV
- the LOC130700418 gene encoding potassium channel subfamily T member 2-like isoform X4, with amino-acid sequence MISLNTMTSVELGPDLPALPPRFRLRDLLLGGDFFNDDGERVRVEYYVNENTFKERLQLYFIRNQRSSLRIRIFNLFIKLLTCLLYVGRVIFDNDPTQATCYGCEVGNKTEYLAAYEKTPQQFMDNPIIHWEAIWWIERPTALWVIEVIFALISLIETLLVAYLSYKGNILQEILSFYFILELVNTIPYIFTLFYSPLRHLFIPVFLNCWLAKRALENMFNDLHRAMQRSQSALSQQLMVLSATLLCLVFTSVCGVQHFQRAGHRHFNLFQSCYFVVVTFSTVGYGDYVPDIWPSQLYMVVMICVALIVLPTQFEQLAFTWMERKKLGGTYSSHRAQSERHVVVCSTSLHADTIMDFLNEFYAHPLLQDYYVVLLSPIELDTTMRMILQVPMWAQRVIYIQGSCLKDADLARARMNEAEACFVLAARNYCDKTAADEHTILRSWAVKDFAPEVPQYVQIFRPENKLHVKFAQHVVCEDEFKYALLANNCLAPGTSTLVTLLLHTSRGQEGQVSDEEWHRLYGKCSGNEIYHILLAESRFFGEYDGKSFTYASFHSHRKYGVALVGVRPAEMPEFYEETILLNPGPRHIMKKTDICFYMSITKEENSAFVATPTASSGTDAAAQMQQPASSSAQSNMEAGMTSTMSGGFVKSKETVLTTTTMTTSGIVSARHVIPNSKTQTSFQGNIYDGLTARCSSPNIFDSGMPRRGSFINRNDSMDSTTACSVGNQSLSNAATFAGGASNFLGVPKSDSPGLLAVPSGHSESRRPSILPVPDMFSGSTINLVAGHTTATEDSEDEIDDDVPWPAPTEKISIVKGFPPVSPYIGVSPTLCYLLKEKKPLCCLQLTQVCEHSSHRSAKEYNWSNKVIILAADYASTGIYNFVIPLRAHFRTKSSLNPIVLLLERKPDVAFLDSISYFPFVYWMLGTIDCLDDLIKAGIILAESVVVVNKEFSNSAEEDTLSDCNTIVSVQTMFKFFPSIKTITELSQSSNMRFMQFRAHDKYALHLSRMEKAEKERGSHISYMFRLPFAAGSVFSASMLDTLLYQAFVKDYVITFVRLLLGIDQAPGSGFLSSMKITKEDMWIRTYGRLYQKLCSTTCEIPIGIYRTQDTSNSESVSEDMAREDTGCADIPRRGNYDTPVHSRQHPGRVSLLTDEARDNHTQLIERAEIASLVRSRMDSLGIDTLDYDDVSEKRSSLSYVIINPSCDLKLEEGDIIYLIRPSPFSAQKTFERHNSRRRSHINICEERRRRNSTKPMPQKANSLSLPDSPDISLGPPSGLGANRGRSHSLRVDDILMRRSSSLRQGLMTRNTSSVEEVSLNLEPTGGTSGLFSGSGLRGGSIKIPLNGSIGLEVTPPADQDCSDSEESLDLRGTIV